The following proteins are encoded in a genomic region of Rickettsiales bacterium:
- the cyoB gene encoding cytochrome o ubiquinol oxidase subunit I, protein MFGKLTLQAIPFDQPIPLIAAAVVGLILIATGIWVVAKGYGPYIWREWITSVDHKRIGVMYCLLALVMLIRGFVDALMMRAQQAIALHSQGYLPPEHYDQIFSAHGTIMILFVGMPFVVGLMNFAVPLQLGVRDVAFPTWNSVSFWLTAAGAMLVNISLVVGEFARTGWLPFPPLSELRYSPGVGVDYYLWALQVSGIGTLLAGINMLVTILKMRAPGMTYTRMPMFCWTSLASNLLIVAAFPILTATLAELLLDRYLDFHFFTNDAGGNPMMFMNLIWAWGHPEVYILILPAFGVFSEVVSTFSCKPLFGYRSMIIATMAICIISFMVWLHHFFTMGAGGDVNAVFGILTMIIAVPTGVKIYNWLFTMYGGKVRFTTPMLWSIGFMITFAIGGMTGVLLGVPPADFVLHNSVFLIAHFHNVIIGGVLFGAFAGYIYWFPKAFGFTLDEKLGKAAFWFWFVGFYVAFMPLYVLGLMGMTRRMQHYDRPEWHPWLIVAAIGTVLILIAVCFQVAQLVVSIRTRDRRRDVTGDPWDGRTLEWAMASPPPSFNFAILPDVKGEEAYWGMKQKAYEDLHKPSPEIHYEPIEMPRNSPTGIVTAFFATVTGFAMIWHIWWMAALGFIGAYVTFVVFAWRDISEFEIPAEEVARLDQANRLVRAETQRVSACDPSAERR, encoded by the coding sequence ATGTTTGGAAAATTAACGCTGCAGGCAATTCCGTTCGATCAGCCGATACCTCTTATCGCAGCTGCGGTAGTGGGGCTTATACTGATCGCGACCGGTATATGGGTGGTTGCTAAAGGATACGGGCCTTATATCTGGCGCGAATGGATCACCAGCGTCGATCATAAACGCATCGGCGTGATGTATTGCCTGCTGGCCCTTGTCATGTTGATACGCGGTTTTGTCGATGCACTGATGATGCGCGCACAGCAGGCGATAGCGCTCCATAGCCAGGGTTATCTCCCGCCGGAACATTACGACCAGATATTTTCCGCTCACGGCACGATTATGATTCTGTTTGTCGGCATGCCGTTTGTCGTCGGCCTTATGAACTTTGCCGTGCCGCTTCAGTTAGGCGTGCGGGATGTGGCGTTTCCGACATGGAATTCGGTAAGCTTCTGGCTGACCGCAGCAGGCGCCATGCTGGTCAATATCTCGCTGGTGGTAGGAGAATTCGCACGCACGGGCTGGCTGCCTTTCCCTCCGCTTTCCGAGCTGCGCTATTCGCCAGGCGTCGGTGTCGATTATTATCTGTGGGCCTTACAGGTATCGGGTATAGGCACGCTGCTTGCGGGTATCAACATGCTGGTGACGATCCTGAAAATGCGCGCGCCCGGCATGACCTACACGCGCATGCCGATGTTCTGCTGGACTTCGCTTGCGTCCAACCTGCTGATCGTTGCTGCATTCCCTATCCTGACCGCCACACTGGCCGAGCTCTTGCTGGATCGCTATCTGGATTTCCATTTCTTCACCAACGACGCAGGCGGGAATCCCATGATGTTCATGAACCTGATATGGGCATGGGGTCACCCGGAAGTATATATTCTCATCCTGCCCGCATTCGGTGTTTTCTCCGAAGTGGTTTCCACATTCTCCTGCAAACCGCTGTTCGGTTACCGCTCCATGATCATTGCCACAATGGCGATCTGCATCATTTCTTTCATGGTATGGCTGCACCATTTCTTCACGATGGGTGCAGGCGGGGATGTCAATGCGGTGTTCGGCATTCTCACTATGATTATCGCCGTGCCCACAGGGGTAAAAATATACAACTGGCTCTTTACCATGTATGGCGGCAAGGTGCGTTTCACCACTCCCATGCTTTGGAGCATCGGCTTTATGATAACTTTTGCTATCGGGGGTATGACAGGCGTACTGCTCGGCGTGCCGCCTGCAGATTTCGTCCTGCATAACAGTGTGTTTCTGATCGCCCATTTCCATAATGTTATTATCGGCGGTGTATTATTCGGGGCATTCGCAGGCTATATATACTGGTTCCCCAAAGCGTTCGGCTTCACACTGGATGAGAAACTGGGCAAAGCAGCATTCTGGTTCTGGTTTGTGGGATTCTATGTAGCCTTCATGCCGCTTTATGTGCTGGGCTTGATGGGCATGACGCGGCGCATGCAGCATTATGACCGTCCGGAATGGCATCCCTGGCTGATTGTAGCTGCGATTGGAACGGTACTTATTCTGATTGCCGTGTGTTTTCAGGTGGCGCAGCTCGTTGTCTCCATCCGCACACGCGACCGCCGCCGTGATGTGACCGGCGATCCATGGGACGGAAGAACGCTCGAATGGGCTATGGCATCGCCGCCACCTTCCTTTAACTTTGCCATCCTGCCGGATGTGAAAGGGGAAGAAGCTTATTGGGGCATGAAGCAAAAAGCATACGAGGATTTGCACAAGCCCAGCCCTGAGATCCATTATGAGCCTATCGAAATGCCCCGTAACAGCCCCACCGGCATCGTGACGGCATTCTTCGCCACCGTCACAGGCTTTGCCATGATCTGGCATATCTGGTGGATGGCGGCACTGGGATTCATCGGCGCTTATGTCACCTTCGTGGTGTTTGCGTGGCGTGATATATCGGAATTCGAAATTCCGGCCGAAGAAGTGGCGCGCCTCGATCAGGCAAACCGTCTGGTACGCGCAGAGACACAGCGCGTTTCAGCCTGCGACCCATCGGCGGAACGGCGGTAA
- a CDS encoding DUF3734 domain-containing protein: MASSHQHAHKHKKDARHPFECVALLLQGGGALGAYQAGVYEALAEADVEPDWVAGISIGAINAAIIAGNAPNERVNKLREFWHSVTIDELWYYPEDFRSLLVRDNARHQAINFMSAMNTIFNGIPGFFTPRFINPFIAEKCSKAAISFYDTKKLKSTLERLVDFDRINNDDIRFNVGVVNVETGNFMDFNNQEHRITPEHVMASGALPPGFPPIEIDGKHYWDGGLISNTPLQWIVDSKIYMDTLVFQVDLWSASSNNFPHNIADVYTRQKDIQYSSRTRANTDRFKEHHKLSHQISSLIKKLPPELQKLPEVGLLKQHVNDHLYNIVHLIYHNKDYEGYSKDFEFSRLSMKAHWQSGYDDTIKTLQNPAVLKLPTNKEGVAIFDFSAHNKSAPS; this comes from the coding sequence ATGGCAAGTAGTCACCAGCATGCGCATAAACATAAAAAAGATGCTCGTCATCCGTTTGAATGCGTCGCCCTGTTACTGCAGGGAGGTGGCGCGCTGGGGGCCTATCAGGCAGGAGTTTATGAGGCGCTCGCAGAGGCGGATGTCGAGCCGGATTGGGTGGCGGGAATATCCATCGGAGCTATTAATGCTGCTATTATTGCAGGCAATGCTCCTAATGAGAGAGTGAATAAACTCAGGGAATTCTGGCATTCGGTGACCATAGATGAATTATGGTACTATCCGGAAGATTTCCGGTCGTTATTAGTGCGTGACAATGCGCGCCATCAGGCGATTAATTTCATGAGTGCTATGAATACAATATTCAATGGCATTCCCGGCTTCTTTACACCGCGTTTTATCAATCCATTCATAGCGGAGAAATGCTCAAAGGCAGCTATCAGCTTCTACGATACCAAAAAGCTGAAATCAACGCTGGAGCGGCTTGTAGATTTTGACCGTATTAATAATGACGATATCCGGTTCAACGTGGGGGTGGTGAACGTCGAGACCGGTAATTTCATGGATTTTAATAATCAGGAACATCGCATTACTCCCGAACATGTCATGGCAAGCGGGGCATTACCGCCCGGCTTTCCGCCGATAGAGATTGACGGTAAGCATTACTGGGATGGCGGCCTGATCTCCAATACACCGCTGCAATGGATTGTAGACAGCAAGATATATATGGATACGCTTGTATTCCAGGTCGATCTGTGGAGCGCTTCCAGCAATAACTTTCCTCACAACATCGCAGACGTATATACGCGCCAGAAGGATATTCAGTATTCAAGCCGCACACGCGCCAATACGGACCGGTTCAAAGAGCATCATAAACTATCGCACCAGATTTCCAGCCTTATTAAAAAACTTCCGCCGGAGCTGCAGAAACTACCGGAAGTCGGTCTGTTGAAGCAGCATGTGAACGACCATCTGTACAATATTGTGCACCTGATTTACCACAATAAGGATTATGAAGGCTACTCTAAGGACTTTGAGTTCTCACGCCTGAGCATGAAAGCGCATTGGCAGTCCGGTTATGACGATACGATCAAAACACTGCAAAACCCCGCAGTGTTAAAACTTCCTACTAATAAGGAAGGGGTAGCTATATTCGATTTCAGCGCTCACAATAAATCTGCGCCATCCTAG
- a CDS encoding OmpA family protein: MRHSTICSIIGVLATTAAPFSVLANDNRAVVHDARHGVLHDSMFGTCVRTKWDTGQDECAPKVVVAPLPRREIAEEDRTVYFDFNSARLMDSERRKLDSLTNILRSDTTIRDVRIAGFADRMGSTTYNRKLSEKRAKAVEQYLHDHEYLNTQLAKTRWFGKEYPTANCPAKLKRQALIRCLQRDRRVVIEIDYIVEQNTPPAPVQ, encoded by the coding sequence ATGCGTCATTCTACAATCTGCAGCATTATAGGCGTATTAGCCACCACCGCTGCTCCTTTCTCAGTCCTGGCCAATGATAACCGTGCAGTGGTACATGATGCACGGCATGGCGTTCTTCATGATAGCATGTTCGGTACCTGCGTCCGCACCAAATGGGATACGGGTCAGGATGAGTGCGCGCCAAAAGTTGTTGTCGCTCCGCTACCGCGTCGTGAAATTGCAGAAGAAGACAGAACTGTCTATTTTGACTTTAACAGTGCCCGGTTAATGGATAGTGAGCGCCGCAAGCTCGACAGCCTCACCAATATACTCCGGTCCGATACGACCATCCGGGATGTCAGGATTGCAGGTTTTGCTGACCGCATGGGCAGCACGACTTATAACCGTAAGCTTTCAGAAAAAAGAGCAAAGGCGGTTGAACAATATCTGCATGATCATGAGTATCTGAACACGCAACTCGCAAAAACGCGCTGGTTCGGCAAAGAATATCCGACAGCTAATTGCCCTGCAAAACTTAAACGCCAGGCACTTATCCGTTGTCTGCAGCGGGACCGCAGAGTGGTCATTGAGATCGATTATATCGTTGAGCAGAATACTCCTCCGGCTCCAGTTCAGTAA
- a CDS encoding dienelactone hydrolase family protein — MSKYQEPKWETVPVSDGGQMRMFVVRTGAPVDKAPAVIIFHEAFGVNAHIQETAKRVAALGYTAVAPELFHRTAHGFIGDYDNLGKSKPHMDAITHTDLENDIRAAYHWLDADKRIDSKRIAVTGYCFGGKVAFIANSILPLCAAISYYGSSIPSVLSDYADSQRAPLLLFWAGQDKHINTSLQHSIAEVLRKKNKTFRNVEFSNAGHGFFCPERKTYDADAAGEAWAMQAVFMHNHLQEKQSSASVSSRLQAAV; from the coding sequence ATGTCCAAATATCAGGAACCTAAATGGGAAACTGTCCCGGTCAGTGACGGCGGCCAGATGCGCATGTTTGTCGTGCGCACCGGCGCTCCGGTCGACAAAGCCCCTGCAGTCATCATTTTCCATGAAGCGTTCGGCGTCAATGCGCATATTCAGGAAACGGCAAAACGCGTAGCCGCCTTAGGGTATACCGCTGTCGCACCTGAGCTGTTTCACCGCACCGCCCACGGTTTTATCGGTGATTACGATAATCTGGGGAAGTCCAAACCGCATATGGATGCGATTACGCATACCGACCTCGAAAACGATATCCGCGCCGCTTATCACTGGCTGGATGCCGATAAACGGATCGATAGTAAACGCATAGCCGTCACAGGATATTGTTTCGGTGGGAAAGTGGCTTTCATCGCCAATAGCATTCTTCCGCTATGCGCTGCCATCAGCTATTATGGCAGCAGCATTCCTTCCGTTCTTTCCGATTATGCAGACAGCCAGAGGGCGCCGCTGCTACTGTTCTGGGCAGGACAGGATAAGCACATTAATACCAGCCTGCAGCATTCCATTGCCGAAGTCTTACGCAAAAAGAACAAGACTTTTCGCAATGTGGAATTTTCAAACGCCGGTCACGGTTTCTTCTGCCCGGAGCGAAAAACTTACGATGCCGATGCCGCAGGTGAAGCCTGGGCGATGCAGGCCGTATTCATGCATAATCATCTGCAGGAAAAGCAAAGCTCAGCTTCGGTCAGCAGCCGTCTTCAGGCAGCGGTATAA
- the cyoA gene encoding ubiquinol oxidase subunit II encodes MAYNRHHILRTAAILSLVLGLTGCHEGVLAPEGPISEQERLILFDSLAVMLAIVIPTILATLGFAWWFRASNKRAKYLPEWSYSGKVELLVWSIPALVILFLGGIAWFSSHDLDPSQPLTSKEKPLEIEVVSLDWKWLFIYPEQHVASINRLVVPAGMPLHFYITSASVFNDFFVPQLGSQIYAMGGMATQLNLKADKPGVYPGLSAHFSGDGFSDMYFNVEAVPAAKFTAWVATAKTQGRVLSETEYRSLLVQSHNVKPYTYRDVAPGLFTDVVMQKLPEGEGPKEGRPAPEVTPKSTQAPSGKED; translated from the coding sequence ATGGCGTATAATAGGCATCATATTTTACGCACAGCCGCAATACTTAGCCTCGTGCTGGGACTTACCGGATGCCATGAAGGAGTGCTGGCACCGGAAGGCCCGATTTCCGAACAGGAACGTCTGATCCTGTTCGATTCGCTTGCGGTGATGCTGGCGATCGTAATTCCTACGATACTGGCAACCTTGGGCTTCGCCTGGTGGTTCCGCGCTTCGAACAAGCGCGCAAAATATCTGCCGGAATGGTCTTATTCGGGGAAAGTGGAACTGCTGGTCTGGTCTATTCCTGCGCTTGTGATTCTGTTCCTGGGCGGCATAGCCTGGTTCAGCTCCCATGATCTGGATCCCTCGCAGCCGCTTACCTCTAAGGAAAAGCCGCTGGAAATAGAAGTTGTGTCGCTGGACTGGAAATGGCTGTTTATCTACCCAGAGCAGCATGTTGCGAGCATAAACCGTCTGGTCGTGCCCGCCGGAATGCCACTGCATTTCTATATTACATCCGCCTCGGTATTTAACGACTTCTTTGTGCCGCAGCTGGGCAGCCAGATTTATGCCATGGGTGGTATGGCGACGCAGCTGAATCTGAAAGCGGACAAGCCGGGTGTTTATCCGGGCCTTTCTGCCCACTTCAGCGGGGACGGCTTCTCCGACATGTATTTCAATGTGGAAGCAGTTCCGGCGGCGAAATTTACGGCTTGGGTAGCGACAGCGAAAACGCAAGGGAGAGTGTTGAGCGAGACAGAGTATCGCTCGCTGCTGGTGCAGAGCCATAATGTGAAGCCCTATACCTACCGTGATGTTGCGCCGGGACTGTTTACCGATGTGGTCATGCAGAAACTTCCGGAAGGAGAGGGGCCGAAAGAAGGCAGACCCGCACCGGAAGTGACTCCGAAATCAACACAGGCACCTTCGGGGAAAGAGGATTAA
- a CDS encoding superinfection immunity protein, translating to MTTYEQIDKFIFSINPFALIAIGVVLFFLHFLPSILAVTYRKGDQVRIFMLNVIFGWTIIGWVFLLVWSLTKTRTLPADPLEREK from the coding sequence ATGACGACATATGAACAAATAGATAAGTTTATTTTTTCAATAAACCCGTTTGCGTTGATTGCAATAGGGGTTGTACTGTTCTTTCTTCATTTTCTTCCCAGTATTCTGGCGGTTACCTATCGCAAGGGCGATCAGGTGAGGATATTCATGCTGAATGTAATATTTGGCTGGACGATCATCGGATGGGTTTTCCTGCTGGTATGGTCTTTAACTAAGACCAGAACGCTTCCGGCGGATCCTCTGGAAAGGGAGAAATAA
- a CDS encoding NAD(P)H-dependent oxidoreductase has product MSGFKLAIIVGCSRKESPNHKMAKALVKLGADKFEAQMLSINDLPPYHHADNTNFPIEAMRIKKEITNADAVLIVTPEYGTTVQSALRNAIDWAGCSYNQNAFAGKPVAICGTSGGGTGVEAKHSLRQLLKRLKGVLMEQPELYLRGKDAMIDSEGNVAGEGTKQFLQGFIDRYVHWVKTINYPPSRRMGGRF; this is encoded by the coding sequence ATGAGCGGATTTAAACTTGCGATTATCGTCGGGTGCTCACGGAAGGAATCGCCTAATCATAAAATGGCGAAGGCCTTGGTTAAACTGGGAGCCGACAAATTCGAAGCACAGATGCTTTCCATCAATGATCTACCTCCTTACCATCATGCGGATAATACCAATTTCCCCATTGAAGCAATGCGCATCAAAAAAGAAATCACCAACGCAGATGCTGTTTTGATTGTGACTCCCGAGTATGGCACCACAGTGCAAAGCGCATTAAGAAACGCCATAGATTGGGCGGGATGTTCTTATAACCAGAACGCTTTTGCCGGTAAACCTGTTGCGATATGCGGTACTTCCGGTGGCGGCACAGGTGTGGAAGCCAAGCATAGCCTGCGTCAGCTCCTCAAGCGTCTGAAAGGAGTGCTGATGGAACAGCCGGAACTCTATTTGCGCGGCAAGGACGCGATGATCGATAGTGAAGGAAACGTGGCAGGAGAGGGGACGAAACAGTTCCTGCAGGGCTTTATCGATAGATACGTACACTGGGTGAAAACGATCAATTATCCTCCTTCCAGAAGAATGGGCGGGCGATTCTGA
- the cyoE gene encoding heme o synthase, with product MELAYAQAPASAGLKDYVTLLKPRVMSLALFTGMVGMELAPGHLPVSNALWVMLSLALGGGAAGALNMWLERDRDALMERTKHRPLPAGRISPDTALRFALLCAGVSIAMMAQAANIIAAALLLGTIVFYAVVYTVWLKPRTPMNIVIGGAAGALPPVIGWAAVTGNVSLEPIILFMIIFLWTPPHFWALALLKSDDYRNAGIPMLPVTAGREATIRQMLIYSLLLFPFILLPYALGMAGLPYAAGASILGFAFIGYAISLWYSQDLKYAMPMFTYSLLYLAGIFTLLLLDKVLYGV from the coding sequence ATGGAATTAGCTTACGCACAAGCACCGGCATCTGCCGGCCTGAAAGATTATGTGACACTTCTCAAGCCTCGTGTCATGTCACTCGCTTTATTTACAGGCATGGTAGGGATGGAACTTGCTCCCGGTCATCTCCCTGTGTCCAATGCCCTGTGGGTTATGCTATCACTGGCACTGGGAGGAGGGGCGGCAGGTGCGCTGAACATGTGGCTGGAGCGTGATCGTGATGCGCTGATGGAGCGCACAAAACATCGCCCTCTTCCGGCAGGGCGTATTTCACCTGATACGGCACTACGCTTTGCATTACTATGTGCAGGCGTTTCCATCGCCATGATGGCTCAGGCGGCTAATATTATAGCTGCTGCGCTGTTGCTCGGCACAATTGTTTTTTATGCCGTGGTCTATACGGTCTGGCTTAAACCCCGCACGCCGATGAATATCGTTATTGGAGGAGCGGCGGGCGCGTTACCGCCCGTAATTGGCTGGGCAGCCGTAACGGGGAATGTGTCTTTGGAGCCGATTATCCTGTTCATGATTATCTTTCTGTGGACGCCGCCGCATTTTTGGGCACTGGCTTTACTGAAATCCGATGATTACCGCAACGCAGGCATCCCCATGCTGCCTGTCACAGCGGGGCGCGAAGCGACTATCCGCCAGATGCTTATCTACAGCCTGCTGTTATTTCCCTTCATCCTGCTGCCTTATGCGCTGGGCATGGCAGGACTGCCCTATGCGGCAGGTGCCAGCATCCTGGGGTTCGCGTTCATTGGCTATGCAATCAGCCTCTGGTACAGCCAGGACCTGAAATATGCCATGCCCATGTTTACCTATTCACTGCTCTATCTGGCAGGAATATTCACGCTGCTGTTGCTCGACAAGGTGCTTTATGGCGTATAA
- a CDS encoding YfdX family protein, whose amino-acid sequence MKTRSLYAYALAACTAMGATQVVAADAQEVTPLNTTQGNSEFEYSARKILGYASEAQAALDDKDIQDANTDLDLAAQELDKIHSIKNYMEMNGAVFGRVFYGDSHSYYIPIADDTYAVRTYKQGPFWSSKKGMAVSDVKLVLVNIAIDPDKSTQRIHNAQNDVAQKDYSKAQTELANLLNESIHAVSSQEQPFTRLQDNIYLTRVLLRQNNYGGARYTLHNAKSALNEYAKTRSEPDKKVSKLEKEIDILDKTIQKRDPSMMNKASAKVEEWWKELKSWSEKNS is encoded by the coding sequence ATGAAAACCAGAAGCTTATATGCCTATGCATTGGCTGCATGTACGGCAATGGGAGCTACGCAGGTAGTGGCGGCCGATGCGCAGGAAGTGACTCCGCTCAATACAACGCAGGGAAACAGCGAATTCGAATATTCGGCCAGAAAAATTCTGGGCTATGCATCCGAAGCGCAGGCTGCGCTGGATGACAAGGATATACAGGATGCCAACACGGATCTGGACCTGGCAGCGCAGGAGCTGGATAAAATTCACAGCATCAAAAATTATATGGAAATGAATGGGGCCGTATTCGGACGCGTGTTCTACGGCGACAGCCATAGCTATTATATTCCCATTGCAGACGATACCTATGCCGTGCGGACCTATAAACAGGGACCTTTCTGGTCTTCCAAGAAAGGCATGGCGGTGAGCGATGTGAAGCTGGTGCTGGTGAATATAGCTATCGATCCCGATAAATCCACGCAGCGTATTCATAATGCGCAGAACGATGTTGCTCAGAAAGATTACAGCAAAGCACAAACGGAACTGGCGAATTTGCTGAATGAATCCATTCATGCGGTCTCTTCACAAGAACAGCCTTTCACGCGGCTGCAGGATAATATTTACCTGACGCGCGTTCTTCTGCGGCAGAATAATTACGGCGGCGCGCGTTATACCTTGCATAATGCGAAGTCGGCTTTGAATGAATATGCAAAAACCCGGAGCGAGCCGGATAAGAAGGTGAGCAAGCTGGAAAAGGAAATTGATATATTGGATAAAACCATTCAGAAGCGCGACCCATCCATGATGAATAAGGCAAGCGCAAAAGTGGAAGAATGGTGGAAGGAACTCAAATCCTGGAGTGAAAAGAATAGCTGA
- the cyoD gene encoding cytochrome o ubiquinol oxidase subunit IV, producing the protein MSNHHEDEYDKAPGDENRTGAEPTTGFSGYLLGLVLSIALTVASFWMARTHLVYEPALPMTLITLAIAQMGIHLVFFLHITTAPDNKNNVLALAFGILIVCLIMFGSIWIMQHLSEHNMPMDELMRMQR; encoded by the coding sequence ATGAGCAATCATCACGAAGACGAATATGATAAGGCTCCCGGAGATGAAAACAGAACCGGGGCCGAGCCAACCACAGGATTCTCCGGCTATCTGCTGGGGCTGGTGCTGTCCATAGCGTTAACGGTGGCATCCTTCTGGATGGCGCGTACGCATCTGGTGTACGAACCGGCGCTGCCAATGACGTTGATTACGCTCGCAATCGCGCAGATGGGCATCCATCTCGTGTTCTTCCTGCATATCACCACGGCACCCGATAATAAAAACAACGTGCTTGCGCTTGCCTTCGGTATTCTGATCGTCTGCCTTATTATGTTCGGTTCAATCTGGATCATGCAGCACTTGAGCGAACACAATATGCCGATGGATGAATTAATGAGGATGCAGCGGTAA
- the cyoC gene encoding cytochrome o ubiquinol oxidase subunit III, whose product MSTVTLPLHDDPNQIGHHNYEAKLHHGSPGHGSGGPASKRIIIGYGFWIFLLSDIIMFSVFFASYAVLSRATAGGPSGRDIFELNTVAWETACLLFSSFACGMAGLALEKRNQLLTQLALLVTGVLGLAFLLLEIGEFVKLVHEGAGPSRSAFLSSFFTLVGCHGLHITIGLLWLGTIMAQIWFKGFRRNIRHRFLCFSLFWHALDIIWVAIFTLVYLIGVAV is encoded by the coding sequence ATGAGTACAGTAACATTACCATTACATGATGATCCCAATCAGATAGGCCATCACAATTATGAGGCCAAGCTGCATCACGGCAGTCCGGGACATGGATCGGGTGGGCCTGCTTCCAAACGTATTATTATCGGATACGGATTCTGGATATTCCTGCTGTCCGATATCATCATGTTCTCAGTGTTTTTTGCATCCTATGCGGTGCTATCCCGTGCGACGGCCGGAGGGCCTTCGGGGCGGGATATTTTTGAATTGAATACGGTGGCATGGGAAACAGCCTGCCTGCTGTTCTCAAGCTTTGCCTGCGGCATGGCAGGCCTTGCGCTGGAGAAACGTAATCAACTGCTGACGCAATTGGCATTGCTGGTCACGGGTGTGCTGGGGTTGGCATTCCTGCTGCTGGAAATAGGCGAATTCGTAAAACTGGTACATGAAGGGGCAGGGCCGTCCCGCAGCGCGTTCCTCTCATCTTTTTTCACGCTGGTGGGGTGCCACGGTTTGCATATCACGATAGGGCTATTGTGGCTTGGCACGATAATGGCGCAGATATGGTTCAAGGGCTTTCGGCGCAATATCCGCCACCGTTTCCTGTGTTTCAGTCTGTTCTGGCATGCGCTGGATATCATCTGGGTAGCGATCTTTACGCTTGTGTACCTGATAGGAGTAGCCGTATGA
- a CDS encoding four-helix bundle copper-binding protein → MTAENHECITLCWEARTTCLDTLMNHCLVKGGAHVDADHVKIMLDCIELCQVTADFLKRGSELHRAVCTACASVCEACARSCEIVGKDEKMKHCAEVCRRAAEACQQEGRKLNRAA, encoded by the coding sequence ATGACCGCAGAAAATCATGAATGTATTACATTATGCTGGGAAGCCCGGACTACATGCCTGGATACGCTGATGAATCATTGCCTTGTGAAAGGTGGCGCCCATGTGGATGCCGACCATGTAAAAATCATGCTGGATTGCATTGAGCTATGTCAGGTTACCGCCGATTTCCTGAAACGGGGCTCTGAACTGCACCGGGCTGTCTGCACTGCCTGCGCGAGCGTGTGCGAAGCATGTGCGCGTTCCTGCGAAATCGTGGGAAAAGACGAAAAGATGAAACATTGCGCGGAAGTCTGCCGTCGCGCGGCGGAAGCCTGCCAGCAGGAAGGCCGTAAACTCAACCGTGCAGCATAG
- a CDS encoding type 1 glutamine amidotransferase domain-containing protein — MSLLDKISNNNEKKEDTYKVAPIPERLKKNKKVVMITADNTEDLEFFYPYYRLTEEGYTVDVVTPDGGKFAGKHDLGLSETKAITAVKPADYELLYLPGGKAPSELRKNEDVLAFVKEFARNGKPIAAVCHGPQVLISAGLVKGKQMAAWPEVGKELTEAGATYVDEALVEDGQFITARKPGDLHRHLYGTLQYLRGEVEPQNRTQRRSQAG; from the coding sequence ATGAGCTTGCTCGATAAAATTTCCAATAATAACGAAAAGAAAGAAGACACTTATAAAGTGGCACCCATTCCGGAAAGGCTGAAGAAGAATAAGAAGGTGGTGATGATCACTGCTGATAATACGGAAGACCTTGAGTTCTTCTATCCGTATTACCGCCTGACGGAAGAAGGTTACACAGTGGATGTCGTGACACCGGACGGCGGAAAGTTTGCCGGAAAGCACGATTTAGGACTAAGCGAAACCAAAGCGATAACGGCGGTGAAGCCAGCGGATTACGAACTGCTTTATCTGCCGGGTGGAAAGGCCCCGTCGGAGTTGCGTAAAAACGAAGATGTTCTGGCTTTCGTAAAGGAATTCGCCAGAAACGGCAAGCCGATCGCAGCGGTCTGCCACGGGCCACAGGTTCTGATTTCTGCAGGGCTTGTAAAGGGTAAGCAGATGGCTGCATGGCCGGAAGTGGGTAAAGAACTCACGGAAGCAGGTGCAACCTATGTGGATGAAGCACTGGTGGAAGACGGACAATTTATTACCGCCCGCAAACCAGGTGATTTGCACCGTCATCTTTATGGTACGCTGCAATATCTACGCGGAGAAGTGGAACCGCAAAACCGCACTCAGCGTCGTTCCCAGGCTGGTTAA